The window AGGCTCTCCAGTTTTTGATAACATGGGCAGATTGATAGGGCAACTAACCGGAGGTGAGTCGGGGTGCTCAAATCTCACCGGCCCTGATTATTACGGAAAACTGGCATTCTCGTGGGAATCAAACGGTATCGCAGATTCGGTCAGGCTTAAACCCTGGCTCGATCCGTTAAATACAGGTTTAACCAGTATCAACGGCTCATTTAATTCAAATATGGCTTTGGCCAGATTTAAAGCTGATACAGCCATTATCCTTGTTGGAACTACATTAGATTTTTTTGACCAGTCAACGGGCAACCCTTCGCTTTGGAACTGGTATTTTGAAGGCGGCGAACCCCGTACTTCAAATATGCAACATCCCAAAGGAGTGGCTTATAATCAAACAGGCCTCTTCGATGTAAAACTTAAAGTTACCAATGCTTTTGGCGCTGACAGCTTGTTGCGCGAAAATTATATTAAAGTTGTGCCTCGTATTTACCCAAATCCGACGCAGGGTGAATTTTTTGTAATGATGGGTGACGAATCAGATGAGTCAACCCGGATTAGTATTGCAGATACACAAGGTAGAATTGTTTATGAAAGTCCTGCAGGAGTGCCTGCTCAGCCATTTTACAGGCTGAATATGTCAGCATTAAAGGCGGGCTTTTACCTGGTAACAATACAAAATCGGTTTTTTACTGAATCTGCGAGGTTGTTATTGGTTCATTAACAGGTGACTTTTGTGCCTGTGCTGGCTGGCTTTGGCTTGTTGTGTGTAAACGCATTTTGAGAATGTGTACAACTGAATGCTCATCCTTTTGATGGCAGTAACTTTGCGCACCTACCGGTCTTTCCAGCGCTCAATTTGCAGATATACAGTGTCGGATTGTCCGTTAATAAAAGTGCGGTTCGGAATATCCATTCCTGACGGAAGTGTTTCAACACTTTTCCAGTTTCCACGGGTAACTTTGTAGGATATCAGTTCTTCGTCAGTAAGAAGCGTAATCATTCGTTTCCCTGTACTATCCGGTTTAAAGATATATTGTTGTTCTCCCGGATTCCAGTTGTTGAAGTCTCCCGTCAAAAAAATTGGATCTCCGGCAGATGTTAATGCGGGAAGCTTATTGATTACAAATGTTACTTTCCCGGTCTTTTTATATTTAATGCTTTTCCACTTTTCAATTTTTACAAAAAGTGTGTCTTTTCCGTCGAAGCAAAATTGGCGGTTGTCAATGTCGCGGCCACTGGCATTGGTTTCTACTGTCCACCAATCGCCAAGTGTAAATTTGAAATACAAGCAATCACCATAGTTGTCAATGTTAATGTAATAAAAGCCTTTGGGGTGTTTTTGCAGTGAATAATTAATGTTTCCGGGATTCCAGTTGTTAAATTGACAAGCCATGTAAATAAGAGCGTCCTGGGGTGTGTTGTCAGGAAGCTGACGTATGACAATTACTTTTTGAACACAGTTCATAGGCTCTGTGTCTCCCCAGCATTCAACCTGATTAATTTGGGTTTCTTTTTCTCCATAGTTGAGACTTCTGTTTTTTATATCGTATCCGCATTGGTTTTTCTCAACGCGGGTCCAGTCGCCTCTGGTGAATTTGTAGTTTAGTTTGCCAATTCCACGTGGTAAAGTAATGGAATATGTACCGTCACTTTGGCGTGTCATCCGGTATTTGTCATCGCCCGGATCCCAATTGTTGAAATTTCCGGTAATGAAAATATCACTTCCTTCGGGTGTATTGAGGGGTATCCGGTCTATAATTACCTGTTGTTTGTAACAGGAAGATAACAACGCGGTTATCAGCAAAAGAAAGCTGATTTTTATGGTTTTGTTTTGAAAAGTCAAGTTCTTCATCTTGATATTATTTGTCAAGCCATTGAATAAATTCCTGTGCCTTTGCACGACTTACATAAACGGGCTCTGGTGAAGCGGGGTTTAATTCAATGAGCAATCTGCCATTGAAGTACCGACTAACTTTTCCAATGCTTTTTATGCATGCAATGCATCCACGGTTCACTCTGAAAAATTGTGCAGGATCCAATTGCAGGCTTACCTGGTCCAGCGTATAATCAATAATAAACCGGTTGTTGCTTGCAGTAACCAGAAACACGACATTGTCTTCAGCATAAAACCATGCAGCGTCTTCAACCGGAATGTGTTTTATTTGGTCACCTAACCTGGCTATAAACCTTGTTTTGTAATTTTTATCGCCAGGCCTGAGGAGCTGTTCAAGCATGCTCAGGTCTATTGCCGGCTTGTTTGTTGATTTGTACAAGTTACTCACTGCTTCAAATTTTTGAATTGCTGCAGCTAAATCTGATGGTTTAACAGGCTTAAGTAAGTAATCAATACTGTTGACTCTAAACGCCTGAATAGCGTATTCGTCATATGCGGTGGTAAATATTACCGGGCAAAGTATTTTTTCCTGCCTGAAAATCTCAAAGCTCAACCCATCTGAAAGTTGAATGTCAAGGAAAATCAAATCGGGCAGGGGATTTGCCCTGAGCCATTGCACAGTGTCCTCAATCGAATCAATGCATTCGAGTATGTCAACATCGTCACAGGTGGTATTCAATAACCTTATGAGTTCCTGTTGTGCAAAAGGTTCGTCTTCAACAATCAATACTTTCATAACAGTCAGATTAAGGGGACTTTAACAACAAACTCGTTTTCATTTTCTGTTATCTCAACGGGTCTGCCTGTAAGATAGGCATATCTGCTGATAATGTTTTTTAAGCCTATTTCTGATGAAATCACTTCTGTGTTTTTTTTCTGAAGGTTGTTTTTTACCACAATGCTTGCATCCTGATTCGAGGTAATGGTTATCTCAAGCGGTTTTTTTTGAGATATGATATTGTGCTTGATTGCGTTTTCTACCAGCAACTGCAAAGTCATGGGCGCAATCAGTTTGTGCAGAAGGTCGTCAGAAATCTGAATGACAACTGTAAGTTTGTTGTCAAATCTTAGTTGATATAGGTATACGAACGATTTGATAAACCTGACTTCTTCGCTTAGTAAGATAGTGTCGCGGCTTTTGTTTTCTAATACATATCTGTAAACATCAGAAAGATCGCGTATAAAGTTGGCTGCTTTTTGCTGGTCTTCAAAAATTAACGATGACAAGGTGTTAAAGCTGTTGAAAAGAAAATGCGGATTTAATTGAGTCCTTAAAGTTTCGAACTTGTATTCTGCATTTTCTTTTTTGTAACGCTCCATCTCAGCAATATTCAATTTCCATTTGTTGAGAAGAAAAAGCGCAAATTCAGTGAATGCTGGTATGATAACCAGAATTATTATGTAATACAGGGTGGTAAGAATCTGGTCGCTTAGTTTGATAAATACCGATTTGATGAAATATATATTGACAAGAAAACTCAGCAGAAAAATAACAGCAGACATGAAAGGCAGATTTATGCCAAGTTCAATGCCCAGTCTGCGCGTCGGACTCTTTTCCCAAGGTAGTATTCTGTTAAGCTTTTGTTTGATGAAGAAGACAATTTCAAGCGTTAAAACAGTGATGAAAGCTGCGCCAATGTATTCTTCTAAGGGTCTTAATATTAAGTAATTGCGATAAAGTAATCCAAAGATTACATCAAGAAGCATCTTGAGCGGGAAACTCAGCAGAAGCGTTGACAACAACCTTAATAAAGGTTTTTTGAAGATGTTGAAAATCATCTCGGGTTGAAAATTAAGCTTCAAAGGTAATAAATTGATGTAAGGAGCTGAAGTCTTCGTTTTTGTTCTGAAAGAACAGGTGTTGCCATTATCCTGAAAAGTACCGGTAAGATAGCCGGTACTTTCAGGGTAATTGTGTGGTAATGCCATGTTATTCAGAGCGATTGACATTTTTACTGTATTTTTTTGTGTTTATATGACTATTTGGAAATGTTGAAGCTCGAGATAGGTTCATTGTCTTTTTCAACGCAAACCTTGTATTTCCCTTCAGGAAGTTCATTCATATGAAAGCGGATGTACCTGGTTTTTTGCTTCTTAACTCTGGTGGTCATCAAAGGTGTTCCTGATTCACTGTAAATTCTTATTTTTAACAAGTCGTCAGATATTTTGGCGACATAAACGTCTACACTCTCTGGGTTAGTCTGAAAAATCTGAACTTTGGTTGCGGAGGCGGTTTTGGTTCCATCGGTTGCTGCAGAAAGGCTGAGCGACATCATCAGGGCAATGGCTGTTGAAAGAATTAAAGTTTTCATGGCTTTGGGTTTTAAGTTTGTTTATCAGTTATTTACTGTTGATGAAACAAAGATATATCGCCATGAAGGTCAGCGAAACGCATTTCATGCGAACCGACATTCAACGTGTGTGAATTGATTGAATAAACAGGTGAAGTGTTGAGCAGATTTTGGTATTTGCCTGAATTACAGCTCTTGTGAATTCAGGTAAAGCAAAATTAAGGAATGAATCTAATAATTATTCAGGGTTTCATTCATGACATCAGTAAACAGCTGCTTCAGGCTAATGCCCACGCTGGCGGCCTGCCGGGGAACGATACTTGCCTCGGAAAGGCCAGGTATTGTATTGACTTCCAGAAAATAAAATTGCTGACCTCCCGGAAATGTTTCAGGGGTTAAAATATAGTCAATTCTTACAATTCCCTTGCAGTTCAGCTTTCGGTAAAGCATGGCAGAAATTTCACGGCATTGGATGGCCAGTTTTTCATCAATGGGTGCTGGCGAAATTTCATCAGCCATTCCATCAGTATATTTTGCTTCATAGTCAAACCACTCCTTATGACTTACAACCAAAGTAAGCGGTAATATATTCAGCTTGCCATCTTTTTCATAAATGCCACAGGTAATTTCGGCTCCCGGAATAAATTCCTGAACGAGTGTTTCATCGTCAACTTCAAAAGATTTTGAAATAGCCGCCTGTAACTCACCGGCTTCTTTTACCTTTGAAATGCCAATGCTTGACCCATTACTGTTGGGCTTTACAAAGCATGGAAGTCCTGTGTATTTTAGTATTTCGTCCTCGTTTATCCGGTCGCGGCGATGCAGATAAAAGGTTTTTGCCACATTTATACCTAAGTTACTTACAAAGCCGTTGCAGAAAAACTTATTGAACGTAAGTGATGAAGTTACTCTGCCGCAAGTATTATAGGGTACATGCATCATATCAAGATAGCCCTGTAGCTTGCCGTCTTCTCCCGGTGTGCCATGAATACCAATGAAAGCAGCATCAAAATGAATTACAGCGTCTGGCAACCGAAGCGAGAAATCATTCAAATCGATATTATATTCCTTGCCCTGTTCAGTTGTATAAACCCATCTATCCCTGTTTATTGTAATCTGATAGGTGTTGAACAATTCATTATCCAGTTGGCTTGCTATTACTTTTCCGCTTTTTACAGAAATGTCAAATTCTTCAGAATAGCCTCCGGTAAGCAGTGCAATGTTTTTTTTCATAATTGTTTTATGCAAGAAGTTGAATCTCTTTGGTTGCAGAATGCAAAATTATCATATTCCGGCTTTTCTTAAGCCCGCCAATTATTTATATCTTTGCTCGCTGCGCAATAAATTGCAGCGGGCAAAGTTAATTAACCTATCCGGCTGGTGTATTTCTTTTAAAAGATTTTTTCGGCTAAATGGCAACTTCATGAATTTTTTCGAATTTATACAAACACGCGTTTTTCTAAAGCACTTCATCTTAACGGTGGCGCTAACTCTGTTAATCATTATTTTGGTGTTGGGTGCACTGAAATGGTATACACATCACGGAGAATCAGTTCAGGTGCCTGCTCTTGTGGGATTGACGCCTGAGCAGATTTCGCAACTCGAAACCATCAGTAACTTTGAGGTCATTGTTGTCGATTCTGTTTTTGATTCAAGGCAACCTAAGGGTACCGTTATTATTCAGGACCCGCAGCCGGGATCTAATGTTAAACGCATGCGCAAGATTTACCTTACTACAGTGGCTGTATTGCCTGAACAGGTGAATATGCCTAATCTGGTGGATCTGACTTTAAGGCAGGCCAGTGCGACATTGGAAACTTATGGTTTAAAACTTGGGAATATCAGCTATGTTCCCGATATTGCTGAAAATGCGGTATTGGCACAGTTATACAGAAATCAGAATATTGAACCGGGAACGGGTATTCTTAAAGGTTCTGTTATTTCGTTAAAAGTCGGACAGAGCATGGGAAATGGCCGCTACCAGATTCCGTTTCTGATCGGAAAAACCCGTGATGAGGCTAGGAAAATTCTTGAGCGAAATTATTTAAGTGTGGGGGAGGAAACTTTTGAAGATGATGCCGAGCCGGCAACTGCCAGAGTTTATTCGCAAAGCCCGTCTTTTGTGCGTGGTATGATGCTTAATGCCGGCCAGCAGGTAAGTCTGGTGTTTCGCGACCCTGTTATCTTTGATTTTGATACTTACCTCGAAAATATGGGCGCAGATACACTGGGAACTGTTAGTGATTCTGTATATTAATTGAGAGCGTTGATTTGCTGTTTTTGAACCAAGAATTATATGATGAGAAGTAAAATGAAGCACATTTTTTATTTTGTCATTTTAACAATATTTTGTCGTGGCATTGTAAATGGTCAGGAAGTTATCACTGGAATAGTCGTAAATCCTATGGTTGCTGAAAAAGCCAAACAACAAAAGGCTTCGGTTGAGTTAAATACTCCGCTTTTGATGCCTTTTTTTGACGATTTTTCTGGTGCAACTGTTTTTCCGGATCCTGCACGCTGGATAGATCAGGATGCCTTTATCAGCGATGATTATGCTGTTTACCCTCCTACAGTGGGTGTCGCAACACTTGATGCTATTAACCATCTGGGAAGATTACATGACAACGCCAGCCCTTTTGCTTTTATGGCCGATTATTTGACCTCACAACCAATCAGGCTCGATTCGGTGTTCTCTCCTGTGCCCAGGGCTATTACACGTGCTGATTCTGTTTATTTTAGTTTTTATTATCAGCCACAGGGTAATGGTAATGCTCCAGCCCGCGCCGATTCTTTGGTCCTCGAATTTTTAGCCCCGGGCGAAACGCAAACCCTGATTTTTCCTGTTGATACGGTTATTAATGGCGTTGATACTATTGTAAATGATACTGTTATTATCGAAGGCTGGCGTAAAGCCTGGAGCTCTCCGGGGCAAAGCCTGAGTAGTTTCTATAATGAAGATAGTACCTGGTTCAGGCAGGTGATTATTCCTGTTAGTGATAGTGCTATGTTTTACACTTCAGGATTTCAGTTCAGATTTCGGAATTATGCCAGCCTTGCCAGCTCCATATTGCCCGATTGGCAAAGCAATGGTGACCAGTGGAATATTGATTATGTGTATTTGAACATTGGACGTAGCCTGGCTGATACCCTTCACCGGGATATTGCTTTTGCAGCTAAAGCTCCAAGGATGTTAAAGAATTATACCTCAATGCCTTATAATCAATATCGGTTTAATTTTATCAATGAAATGGTGGATAGTATTCATTTAAGAATTACCAATCTTAATAATATTAACTACAATGCATCTTACCGTTTCGAGGTAACCCGCGAAAACAACGAACCTGTATTTAACTATAATGGAGGAAATTATTTTATCGCACCTTTTTCTACCGACGGTTACACATCGCATCAGCCATTTGCACATCCGCCTGTTAATTTTTTATTTCCCATAGGTACTCAGGAGAAGGTGTATTTTACAACAACACATATTCTTAATACTGAAGCTAATCTTAGCCGCAGACAAAATGATACAATCAGGAATGTTCAGCTGTTTTCAAACTATCTTTCTTACGATGACGGTACGGCAGAAGCAGGCTATGGTCTTACCCCTCAGGGTGCGCAGCTTGCATATCGCTTCAAATTAAATGGCCCCGATTCACTTGTTGCTTTGCAGATGTACTTTAATAAAACTCTCAAAGGTGGAAATGTTAAAAGTTTTTACCTGAATGTGTGGAACGACTTTTTTGGAGAACCCGGAGAGCTCATCTATTCTAAGTTTGGGTACGAACCTTCTTATGAAGATAGCCTTAATATGTTTTTTACCTATAAACTTGATAGTGTCATAAAAATTCAGGCAGGTCAGTTTCCTAACCTTACTTTTTATGTGGGTTGGGAACAAACCACTGATGATAACCTGAATATAGGCTACGATAAAAATAATGATGCATCAGCCGATATATTTTATAAAACCTTCGGAGGATGGAGCCAGAGCCTGTATAAAGGTGCTTTAATGATACGTCCTGTTTTGGGTAAAGAAAAAGTTGTTGGCATTAGTGAAAATGATTTTGAAAAATCATTGAATGTATATCCAAATCCCAGCCATAATGGTTATGTAGTTTTACAACTTCCGGCAGGAGAAAAGGTAACGGATTTAAGAACTACAGTTTATAATTCAACAGGTAGTCTGGTTGTGGATAAAGTATTCAATCGTCAGGAAGATTTTAGCCATCTGTCATCAGGCTTGTATGTAATTCAGGTGTTGAATGCTGATGGCGCATTGGTTGGAAGAAGTAAATTGCTGATCAATCGCTAAGAATTCATTTTATGGTTGATGAGCTGAATTACATGGAAGAAGAACATGATTCACCTGAGTTTGTTGATGATGAAAGTGTTGAAAATGAGCTGTATGAGCATCATCGTATTGTAGCTGATCGCAAACAGGGCCTCATCAGAATTGATAAATTTCTGATGACCAGAATTGAAAATGCTTCGCGTAACAAAATACAGCAAGCCGCTAAAGCTGGTAATATTCTTGTAAATGGCGAGGCTGTTAAGCAAAATTACAGAATAAAACCACTTGATGTTATTTCAGTGGTGATGGCGCATCCTCCGCGAGAAACTGAGGTTTTGCCTGAAAATATTCCGCTCAATATAGTTTATGAAGATGATTACTTATTGGTAATCAATAAAGAAGCCGGTATGGTTGTACATCCCGGGTATGCTAATTTTGAAGGGACAATGCTTAATGCTTTGGTGTGGCATCTGAGAAATCAGCCAGGCGCATCGCCGGATGCCATGCCGTTATTGGTGCATCGAATTGATAAAGATACCTCTGGCATCATCCTGGTGGCTAAAACGGAAGAAGCACAGTCGAAACTGGCCAAGAATTTTTTCGATCACACTATCCGTCGCACTTATCAGGCTTTAGTCTGGGGAACTCCTAAAGAACATGAAGGAACCATTACAGGCCATGTTGGACGCAATTTGACCAATCGTTTGATAATGGCTGTATTTCCTGACGGAGAACATGGTAAACACGCCGTTACCCATTACAGAATATTGCGTAGCTTTGATTATGTAAGTCTGGTTGAATGCCGCCTTGAAACTGGCCGCACTCATCAGATTCGTGCCCACATGAAATATATAGGCCATCCGCTGTTTAGTGATGAAAGGTATGGAGGTAGTAAAATTCTGAAAGGAACTACCAGCGGATCGTATAGGAAATTTGTTGAAAATTGTTTTGAAATGCTGCCAAGACAGGCTCTTCACGCAAAGTCTTTAGGATTTGTTCACCCTGTTACGGGATTGCAAATGCAGTTTGACTCAGATCTGCCAGCTGATATGGCTTCGGTGATTGAAAAGTGGGAAAAGTATATTTCTGCGCGAAGCTGATTCAAGTGGATTGATATTAATTTTTCCACCCCATTTTTAACAACTTAGAATGATGTTAGTTTAACAAAAACGCCTGCTGAGAAGCAGGCGTTTTTGTTGATAACATGAACTTTGTCAGGTTTTTCGTTATTGCTCATAAGCAGAAACAGGAGCGCAGGTACATACCAGATTTCTGTCGCCATAAGCATCATCAATTCTTGTAACTGAAGGCCAATATTTGTCCGTTTTATCGCAGGCGACCGGGAAAGCTGCTTTTTCGCGGCTGTATGGCAGGGCCCAGTTATCATCAGCAACCATACATAAAGTATGTGGCGCTTTTTTAATCACATTCACCTGTCTGTCAGCTTTACCTTCAATTATTTCATTGATTTCCTGACGGATACCAATCATAGCATCAACAAAACGATTGAGTTCTTCAAGTGGTTCACTTTCAGTTGGTTCAACCATAAGAGTGCCATGTACAGGGAATGCAACAGTGGGAGCATGGAACCCATAATCCATCAATCGTTTGGCAAGGTCAATTACCTGTAGGTCGGCTGTGCGGCTGAATTCGTTGCAGTCGAGAATCATTTCGTGGGCAACTCTTCCATTTTTACCGGTATATAAAATTTTATAATGCCCTTCGAGTTTGGTTTTCAGGTAGTTGGCGTTAAGTATGGCCAACTTGGTGGCTTCTGTAAGTCCGGCACCTCCAAGCAATTTAATGTATCCATAAGAAATTGTAAGAATAGATGCACTTCCAAAAGGAGCTGCAGCCACAGCAGTAATGGCCGTGTCACCTCCGGTTTTTACAAATTTATGACCTGGCAGGAATGGTTTAAGATGCTTGGCTACGCCAATGGGGCCAACTCCGGGGCCGCCACCGCCATGGGGAATAGCAAAAGTCTTGTGCAGGTTAAGATGGCAAACATCTGCCCCAATATAGCCCGGACTGGTTAAGCCGACCTGAGCATTCATGTTGGCTCCGTCCATGTAAACCTGGCCTCCATTGTCGTGAATAATCTTGACAGCTTCAAGAATTCCTTCTTCAAAAACACCGTGTGTTGAAGGATAGGTTATCATACAGGCGGCAAGAGTATCTTTATATTTTTCTGCTTTTTCCTTGAGGTCAATCAGATTGATATTACCCATTTCGTCGGTTTTCACCACGACCACTGTCATGCCTGCCATGGCTGCACTTGCCGGGTTGGTGCCGTGAGCTGATGCAGGAATAATACATACGTTGCGGCCTGCTTCGCCACGGCTGTGGTGGTAGGCTCTGATGACAAGAAGTCCTGCATATTCGCCTGAAGCACCTGAGTTTGGCTGAAAAGACATGCCTGCAAACCCTGTAATTTCGCACAATGCTTTTTCGAGATTCCGAATCATCAGGTGATATCCTTCAACTTGTTCTTCAGGAACAAACGGGTGTAAGGCATTAAACTCGGGCCAGCTGAGTGAAAACAATTCGGCTGCAGCGTTAAGCTTCATTGTACAGGAGCCCAGTGGTATCATGGAACGGTTAAGTGATAAATCTTTGCCCTCTAATTTTTTCAGAAAACGCATCATACCCGTTTCAGAATGATAGCTGTTAAAAACAGTGTC is drawn from Lentimicrobiaceae bacterium and contains these coding sequences:
- a CDS encoding PASTA domain-containing protein, with product MNFFEFIQTRVFLKHFILTVALTLLIIILVLGALKWYTHHGESVQVPALVGLTPEQISQLETISNFEVIVVDSVFDSRQPKGTVIIQDPQPGSNVKRMRKIYLTTVAVLPEQVNMPNLVDLTLRQASATLETYGLKLGNISYVPDIAENAVLAQLYRNQNIEPGTGILKGSVISLKVGQSMGNGRYQIPFLIGKTRDEARKILERNYLSVGEETFEDDAEPATARVYSQSPSFVRGMMLNAGQQVSLVFRDPVIFDFDTYLENMGADTLGTVSDSVY
- a CDS encoding T9SS type A sorting domain-containing protein codes for the protein MMRSKMKHIFYFVILTIFCRGIVNGQEVITGIVVNPMVAEKAKQQKASVELNTPLLMPFFDDFSGATVFPDPARWIDQDAFISDDYAVYPPTVGVATLDAINHLGRLHDNASPFAFMADYLTSQPIRLDSVFSPVPRAITRADSVYFSFYYQPQGNGNAPARADSLVLEFLAPGETQTLIFPVDTVINGVDTIVNDTVIIEGWRKAWSSPGQSLSSFYNEDSTWFRQVIIPVSDSAMFYTSGFQFRFRNYASLASSILPDWQSNGDQWNIDYVYLNIGRSLADTLHRDIAFAAKAPRMLKNYTSMPYNQYRFNFINEMVDSIHLRITNLNNINYNASYRFEVTRENNEPVFNYNGGNYFIAPFSTDGYTSHQPFAHPPVNFLFPIGTQEKVYFTTTHILNTEANLSRRQNDTIRNVQLFSNYLSYDDGTAEAGYGLTPQGAQLAYRFKLNGPDSLVALQMYFNKTLKGGNVKSFYLNVWNDFFGEPGELIYSKFGYEPSYEDSLNMFFTYKLDSVIKIQAGQFPNLTFYVGWEQTTDDNLNIGYDKNNDASADIFYKTFGGWSQSLYKGALMIRPVLGKEKVVGISENDFEKSLNVYPNPSHNGYVVLQLPAGEKVTDLRTTVYNSTGSLVVDKVFNRQEDFSHLSSGLYVIQVLNADGALVGRSKLLINR
- a CDS encoding response regulator transcription factor → MKVLIVEDEPFAQQELIRLLNTTCDDVDILECIDSIEDTVQWLRANPLPDLIFLDIQLSDGLSFEIFRQEKILCPVIFTTAYDEYAIQAFRVNSIDYLLKPVKPSDLAAAIQKFEAVSNLYKSTNKPAIDLSMLEQLLRPGDKNYKTRFIARLGDQIKHIPVEDAAWFYAEDNVVFLVTASNNRFIIDYTLDQVSLQLDPAQFFRVNRGCIACIKSIGKVSRYFNGRLLIELNPASPEPVYVSRAKAQEFIQWLDK
- a CDS encoding histidine kinase, with product MSIALNNMALPHNYPESTGYLTGTFQDNGNTCSFRTKTKTSAPYINLLPLKLNFQPEMIFNIFKKPLLRLLSTLLLSFPLKMLLDVIFGLLYRNYLILRPLEEYIGAAFITVLTLEIVFFIKQKLNRILPWEKSPTRRLGIELGINLPFMSAVIFLLSFLVNIYFIKSVFIKLSDQILTTLYYIIILVIIPAFTEFALFLLNKWKLNIAEMERYKKENAEYKFETLRTQLNPHFLFNSFNTLSSLIFEDQQKAANFIRDLSDVYRYVLENKSRDTILLSEEVRFIKSFVYLYQLRFDNKLTVVIQISDDLLHKLIAPMTLQLLVENAIKHNIISQKKPLEITITSNQDASIVVKNNLQKKNTEVISSEIGLKNIISRYAYLTGRPVEITENENEFVVKVPLI
- the gcvP gene encoding aminomethyl-transferring glycine dehydrogenase, producing MSKLTNNFINRHNGPRKNEVGDMLKTIGAQSLDALIDETVPASIRLPKALNLPDAMNEHEYLTHLKQLGSKNKLFKTYIGLGYYNSITPGVIQRNILENPGWYTAYTPYQAEISQGRLEALLIYQTMISDLTGMPLANASLLDEGTSAAEAMIMLFNSRSREAVKAGANRFFISDKLFPQTIDVLITRAEPLGIKVETGDWQTIEFDNSWFGAIIQYPDEQGQIYDYRDFVNAAHNKGVMVAVAADLMSLVLLTPPGEWDADVVVGTNQRFGLPMGFGGPHAGYFATREEYKRNMPGRIIGVSVDAQGNRALRMALQTREQHIKRERATSNICTAQALLAIMSGMYGVYHGPEGLHQIADRINILTGVLATEVLKYGYTQLNETYFDTVRIQVPETVRMAELRKLALENEINFRYISERVIGISLDETTNLEDVNTLVNIFASAARKEFKDYVCIPEDCCQIKTIPDQFRRTSAFLQDTVFNSYHSETGMMRFLKKLEGKDLSLNRSMIPLGSCTMKLNAAAELFSLSWPEFNALHPFVPEEQVEGYHLMIRNLEKALCEITGFAGMSFQPNSGASGEYAGLLVIRAYHHSRGEAGRNVCIIPASAHGTNPASAAMAGMTVVVVKTDEMGNINLIDLKEKAEKYKDTLAACMITYPSTHGVFEEGILEAVKIIHDNGGQVYMDGANMNAQVGLTSPGYIGADVCHLNLHKTFAIPHGGGGPGVGPIGVAKHLKPFLPGHKFVKTGGDTAITAVAAAPFGSASILTISYGYIKLLGGAGLTEATKLAILNANYLKTKLEGHYKILYTGKNGRVAHEMILDCNEFSRTADLQVIDLAKRLMDYGFHAPTVAFPVHGTLMVEPTESEPLEELNRFVDAMIGIRQEINEIIEGKADRQVNVIKKAPHTLCMVADDNWALPYSREKAAFPVACDKTDKYWPSVTRIDDAYGDRNLVCTCAPVSAYEQ
- a CDS encoding RluA family pseudouridine synthase; amino-acid sequence: MVDELNYMEEEHDSPEFVDDESVENELYEHHRIVADRKQGLIRIDKFLMTRIENASRNKIQQAAKAGNILVNGEAVKQNYRIKPLDVISVVMAHPPRETEVLPENIPLNIVYEDDYLLVINKEAGMVVHPGYANFEGTMLNALVWHLRNQPGASPDAMPLLVHRIDKDTSGIILVAKTEEAQSKLAKNFFDHTIRRTYQALVWGTPKEHEGTITGHVGRNLTNRLIMAVFPDGEHGKHAVTHYRILRSFDYVSLVECRLETGRTHQIRAHMKYIGHPLFSDERYGGSKILKGTTSGSYRKFVENCFEMLPRQALHAKSLGFVHPVTGLQMQFDSDLPADMASVIEKWEKYISARS
- a CDS encoding D-alanine--D-alanine ligase — translated: MKKNIALLTGGYSEEFDISVKSGKVIASQLDNELFNTYQITINRDRWVYTTEQGKEYNIDLNDFSLRLPDAVIHFDAAFIGIHGTPGEDGKLQGYLDMMHVPYNTCGRVTSSLTFNKFFCNGFVSNLGINVAKTFYLHRRDRINEDEILKYTGLPCFVKPNSNGSSIGISKVKEAGELQAAISKSFEVDDETLVQEFIPGAEITCGIYEKDGKLNILPLTLVVSHKEWFDYEAKYTDGMADEISPAPIDEKLAIQCREISAMLYRKLNCKGIVRIDYILTPETFPGGQQFYFLEVNTIPGLSEASIVPRQAASVGISLKQLFTDVMNETLNNY